A window of the Longimicrobium sp. genome harbors these coding sequences:
- a CDS encoding NAD(P)H-dependent glycerol-3-phosphate dehydrogenase yields MSGRAAVIGAGSWGTALANLLAKKGTETVLWSYEADVAATVNADHANPRYLEGVALAPSLRATGEMAEALAGADLVVSVSPSHVVRRVMGDAARFIEPGAVVVSASKGIENESLMTMDEVLAEVLAGAGAAGCAYLSGPSFALEVGMEHPTAVTIAATSEEVARRAQEAFQTRYFRVYTSTDVRGVELGGSLKNVIAIAAGVVDGLGFGNNSRAALITRGLAEITRLGVAAGADPRTFAGLAGMGDLILTCTGALSRNRSVGVELGRGRTLDDILGGMVQVAEGVRTAKSAHGLARKLGIEMPIVDTMHAILFEGLDPREAVTTLMLREPKAEVWG; encoded by the coding sequence ATGAGCGGGCGTGCCGCCGTGATCGGCGCCGGGAGCTGGGGAACGGCGCTGGCCAACCTGCTGGCCAAGAAGGGTACGGAGACCGTTCTCTGGAGCTACGAGGCCGACGTGGCCGCTACGGTGAACGCCGACCACGCCAACCCGCGCTACCTGGAGGGCGTCGCGCTGGCCCCCTCGCTCCGCGCGACGGGGGAGATGGCCGAGGCGCTGGCGGGCGCGGACCTGGTCGTCTCCGTCTCGCCCTCGCACGTGGTGCGGCGGGTGATGGGGGATGCGGCGCGCTTCATCGAGCCCGGCGCGGTGGTGGTCAGCGCCAGCAAGGGGATCGAGAACGAGTCGCTGATGACGATGGACGAGGTGCTCGCCGAGGTCCTCGCGGGCGCCGGCGCCGCCGGGTGCGCCTACCTCTCCGGCCCCAGCTTCGCGCTGGAGGTGGGGATGGAGCACCCGACCGCCGTGACCATCGCGGCCACGAGCGAGGAGGTGGCGCGGCGCGCCCAGGAGGCGTTCCAGACGCGCTATTTCCGCGTGTACACCAGCACCGACGTGCGCGGGGTGGAGCTGGGCGGCTCGCTGAAGAACGTGATCGCCATCGCCGCGGGGGTGGTGGACGGGCTGGGGTTCGGCAACAACTCGCGCGCGGCGCTCATCACCCGCGGGCTGGCCGAGATCACGCGCCTGGGGGTGGCCGCCGGCGCCGACCCGCGCACCTTCGCGGGGCTGGCGGGGATGGGCGACCTGATCCTGACCTGCACCGGCGCGCTCAGCCGCAACCGCTCGGTGGGCGTGGAGCTGGGCCGCGGCCGCACGCTGGACGACATCCTGGGCGGGATGGTGCAGGTGGCCGAAGGCGTCCGCACCGCGAAGAGCGCGCACGGCCTGGCCCGCAAGCTGGGGATCGAGATGCCCATCGTCGACACGATGCACGCGATCCTCTTCGAGGGGCTGGACCCGCGCGAGGCCGTGACCACGCTGATGCTGCGCGAGCCCAAGGCGGAGGTGTGGGGGTAG
- the plsY gene encoding glycerol-3-phosphate 1-O-acyltransferase PlsY has product MTRPLLFVLLAYLWGAIPASWIAGKMRGIDLRRHGSGNLGATNTFRVLGAKVAAPVMVFDILKGLLPVVLFSQWDGSADWRWELAYGAAAIVGHVFSIYMRFRGGKGVATSAGVMLAEAPVALGVGLVIWLVVLRTTRMVSAASIAAALAVLGLLFVTPVRPEMRILGCAVCLFVIFAHRANIQRIRNGTESRFGEGSRADEATVGAAAVTADGEEAR; this is encoded by the coding sequence ATGACCCGTCCGCTCCTGTTCGTGCTGCTCGCCTACCTGTGGGGCGCGATCCCGGCCAGCTGGATCGCGGGGAAGATGCGCGGCATCGACCTGCGCCGGCACGGCAGCGGCAACCTGGGCGCCACCAACACCTTCCGCGTGCTGGGCGCGAAGGTCGCCGCGCCGGTGATGGTGTTCGACATCCTCAAGGGCCTTCTCCCCGTCGTCCTCTTCAGCCAGTGGGACGGTTCGGCGGACTGGCGCTGGGAGCTGGCGTACGGCGCCGCGGCCATCGTGGGCCACGTCTTCTCCATCTACATGCGCTTCAGGGGCGGCAAGGGCGTGGCCACCTCGGCGGGGGTGATGCTGGCCGAGGCGCCGGTCGCGCTGGGTGTCGGCCTGGTCATCTGGCTGGTCGTTCTCCGTACCACGCGGATGGTTTCGGCGGCCTCGATCGCGGCGGCGCTGGCGGTGCTCGGGCTGCTCTTCGTCACCCCCGTCCGCCCGGAGATGCGCATCCTGGGGTGCGCTGTCTGTCTCTTCGTCATCTTCGCGCACCGGGCCAACATCCAGCGCATCCGGAACGGCACCGAGTCGCGCTTCGGCGAGGGGAGCAGGGCGGACGAGGCCACCGTGGGCGCCGCCGCCGTCACCGCGGACGGAGAGGAGGCGCGATGA
- the surE gene encoding 5'/3'-nucleotidase SurE → MLILCTNDDGYLARGLRVLSGAAQALGEVHVVAPDREQSATSHSLTMHVPIRERSVGERTHSVSGTPTDCVFLAVQELLPRRPDFVLSGVNHGMNMGEDVLYSGTVSAAMEATVFGIPAVALSYAGRTDVEHLEAYGPLLERLLAQIVSHDGFPRETLLNVNLPPISPSDVKGVMVTRLGRRSFSDSYVRGTDPSGRPYYWIGGGSIEWATEEGTDFFAIDNGYISVTPLHLDLTNHALIEGVGGWGLSV, encoded by the coding sequence ATGCTGATTCTGTGCACGAACGACGACGGCTACCTGGCCCGCGGGCTGCGCGTGCTTTCCGGCGCGGCGCAGGCGCTGGGCGAGGTGCACGTGGTCGCGCCGGACCGCGAGCAGAGCGCCACCAGCCACTCGCTGACCATGCACGTGCCCATCCGCGAGCGCTCCGTCGGCGAGCGCACGCACTCGGTGAGCGGCACGCCCACGGACTGCGTGTTCCTGGCCGTGCAGGAGCTGCTGCCGCGCCGGCCGGACTTCGTGCTGAGCGGGGTGAACCACGGCATGAACATGGGCGAGGACGTGCTCTACTCCGGCACCGTGTCGGCGGCGATGGAGGCCACCGTGTTCGGCATTCCCGCGGTGGCGCTGAGCTACGCGGGGCGCACCGACGTGGAGCACCTGGAGGCGTACGGGCCGCTGCTGGAGCGGCTGCTGGCGCAGATCGTGTCGCACGACGGCTTTCCGCGCGAGACGCTGCTGAACGTGAACCTCCCGCCGATCTCCCCGTCCGACGTGAAGGGGGTGATGGTGACGCGGCTGGGGCGGCGCTCGTTCAGCGACTCGTACGTGCGCGGGACGGACCCCAGCGGGCGGCCGTACTACTGGATCGGCGGCGGCTCGATCGAGTGGGCTACCGAGGAAGGGACGGACTTCTTCGCGATCGACAACGGGTACATCTCGGTGACGCCGCTGCACCTGGACCTGACCAACCATGCGCTGATCGAGGGCGTGGGGGGATGGGGACTCTCGGTATGA
- a CDS encoding protein-L-isoaspartate(D-aspartate) O-methyltransferase, producing MSDRFTAQRRALINRMQERGIRDLNVLRAFDLVPRHLFVPQAVGHRAYEDSPLPIGFGQTASQPSLQALYMQLLQIGRNDRVLEIGTGSGFQTAVLAQLADRVYSVERIRELSTRAREVLDGMRISNVAILVGDGTIGWSRYAPYDAILVAAGGPEVPQPLLDQLADGGRMLVPVGTRESQRLVLVHRRGDSFHYDDVAECTFVPLLGRFGWADERVGG from the coding sequence ATGAGCGACCGCTTCACGGCGCAGCGGCGCGCGCTGATCAACCGCATGCAGGAGCGCGGGATCCGCGACCTGAACGTGCTGCGCGCCTTCGACCTGGTCCCCCGCCACCTCTTCGTTCCCCAGGCGGTCGGCCACCGCGCGTACGAGGATTCGCCGCTCCCCATCGGCTTCGGGCAGACGGCGTCGCAGCCGTCGCTGCAGGCGCTGTACATGCAGCTGCTCCAGATCGGCCGGAACGACCGGGTGCTGGAGATCGGCACCGGCTCGGGGTTCCAGACGGCGGTGCTGGCCCAGCTCGCCGACCGCGTCTACTCGGTCGAGCGCATCCGCGAGCTGTCGACGCGCGCGCGCGAGGTGCTGGACGGGATGCGCATCTCCAACGTGGCAATCCTGGTGGGCGACGGCACTATCGGCTGGAGCCGCTACGCGCCGTACGACGCCATCCTGGTGGCCGCCGGCGGCCCGGAGGTGCCCCAGCCGCTGCTGGACCAGCTCGCGGACGGCGGGCGGATGCTGGTCCCTGTCGGCACGCGCGAGTCGCAGCGCCTGGTCCTCGTCCACCGCCGCGGCGACTCGTTCCACTACGACGACGTGGCCGAGTGCACCTTCGTGCCGCTCCTCGGCCGCTTCGGCTGGGCGGACGAGCGCGTGGGCGGGTGA
- a CDS encoding MerR family transcriptional regulator gives MKRPQREFYSIGEVCELFDLKPHVLRYWETQFPALSPPKNRAGNRVYRQRDLELIALIQHLVRDERYTIEGARARIDELKQEGAAADVAGAALEKSFVRSLRAELEELLEILTPPSG, from the coding sequence ATGAAGCGTCCGCAGCGGGAGTTCTACTCAATCGGCGAGGTGTGCGAGCTGTTCGACCTGAAGCCGCACGTGCTGCGCTACTGGGAGACGCAGTTCCCCGCGCTCAGCCCGCCCAAGAACCGCGCCGGCAACCGCGTGTACCGCCAGCGCGACCTGGAGCTGATCGCCCTCATCCAGCACCTGGTGCGCGACGAGCGCTACACCATCGAGGGCGCCCGCGCGCGCATCGACGAGCTGAAGCAGGAGGGCGCCGCCGCCGACGTGGCCGGCGCCGCGCTGGAGAAGAGCTTCGTGCGCTCGCTGCGCGCCGAGCTGGAGGAGCTGCTGGAGATCCTGACCCCGCCGTCCGGTTGA
- a CDS encoding S8 family peptidase, with protein MRSRVPAFRRTRLRLAAAVPAVASALLLGACRDEIAPSNPRSAPDLSAAVAPATLRTERGDLITGDPAAFAQALKEIGPGGKVLVWIKDTSTPRPSAQFFLDLPSSGRETIALPADVPGAARRNTLGPDKVRGASMDAVIHALEHSGVASVERMDALPLLIVRLEEPARLGALNALLRHPNVDYVSAVRARPVRLQAAPVGSNPIDTKHTVHKIPQAWDLTRGSGAVIGILDSGLARSTYTGAFHDDGQYFGSYGVIARGFIDDLCGSANSGACSPYDDNIHGTAMVGLVASNDNGIGYVGIAPFATTYSMKIAWNTHISGHCDDDIFGNSSYCLEDDDFARAVNYAAARRFSVLSMSFSGSFNSDVYRALSTARNTYGVFLVAATGNTVGASAVEPASYDVVMGIAGVDAAGNNVYSTAARDVSGFAGGATMGATCYQQYTCDAGSPSIYTETGGTSAATANVAGIVGLIRSYYPNETVSQVWERLVNTAEGPNRVVNAYAALTYQRPLAVGISGPSSVAPGDYAYWAATTTGGQPPFTYTWYRDGQVVGTGPSYSGYADFSAFQLQVVATDASGATSTGYLWVMVTDPNQCPTDPRQIRQEICAVQ; from the coding sequence ATGCGTTCTCGTGTTCCTGCGTTCAGGCGTACCCGGCTGCGCCTGGCCGCCGCGGTGCCTGCCGTGGCCTCGGCGCTGCTGCTCGGCGCCTGCCGCGACGAAATCGCTCCTTCCAACCCGCGCAGCGCGCCGGACCTGTCGGCGGCCGTGGCGCCGGCCACGCTCCGCACCGAGCGGGGCGACCTCATCACCGGCGACCCGGCCGCGTTCGCGCAGGCGCTGAAGGAGATCGGTCCCGGCGGCAAGGTGCTGGTGTGGATCAAGGACACCAGCACACCCCGCCCTTCCGCCCAGTTCTTCCTGGATCTCCCCTCGTCGGGCCGGGAGACCATCGCCCTTCCGGCCGACGTGCCCGGAGCGGCGCGGCGCAACACGCTGGGGCCGGACAAGGTGCGCGGCGCGTCGATGGACGCGGTCATCCACGCGCTCGAGCACTCGGGCGTGGCCTCGGTGGAGCGGATGGACGCGCTTCCCCTGCTGATCGTGCGCCTGGAAGAGCCGGCCCGGCTCGGCGCGCTGAACGCGCTGCTGCGGCACCCGAACGTGGACTACGTCAGCGCCGTCCGGGCGCGGCCCGTTCGGCTCCAGGCCGCGCCCGTCGGCAGCAATCCCATCGACACCAAGCACACCGTGCACAAGATCCCGCAGGCGTGGGACCTCACCCGCGGCAGCGGTGCCGTGATCGGGATCCTCGACAGCGGGCTGGCGCGGAGCACGTACACGGGCGCCTTCCACGACGACGGCCAGTACTTCGGCAGCTACGGGGTCATCGCCAGGGGCTTCATCGACGACCTGTGCGGAAGCGCCAACTCCGGCGCCTGCTCGCCGTACGACGACAACATCCACGGCACGGCGATGGTGGGCCTGGTGGCCTCGAACGACAACGGCATCGGATACGTGGGGATCGCGCCGTTCGCCACCACGTACAGCATGAAGATCGCCTGGAACACCCACATCTCGGGGCACTGCGACGACGACATCTTCGGCAACAGCTCGTACTGCCTCGAGGATGACGATTTCGCCCGCGCGGTGAACTATGCGGCCGCCCGGCGCTTCAGCGTCCTGTCGATGAGCTTCAGCGGCAGCTTCAACAGCGACGTGTACCGCGCGCTGTCCACCGCCCGCAACACCTACGGCGTGTTCCTGGTCGCGGCGACGGGCAATACCGTGGGCGCCTCGGCCGTGGAGCCCGCGTCCTACGACGTGGTGATGGGAATCGCGGGGGTGGACGCGGCCGGAAACAACGTGTACAGCACCGCGGCGCGCGACGTCTCCGGCTTCGCCGGCGGAGCGACGATGGGGGCGACGTGTTATCAGCAGTACACCTGCGACGCCGGCTCCCCCAGCATCTACACCGAGACGGGCGGCACCTCCGCCGCCACCGCCAACGTCGCCGGGATCGTGGGGCTGATCCGTTCGTACTACCCGAACGAGACGGTGTCGCAGGTCTGGGAACGTCTCGTGAACACGGCCGAGGGCCCGAACCGCGTGGTGAACGCGTACGCGGCCCTGACCTATCAGCGTCCGCTGGCGGTGGGGATCTCGGGCCCGTCGAGCGTGGCGCCGGGTGACTACGCGTACTGGGCGGCCACCACCACCGGGGGCCAGCCCCCGTTCACGTACACCTGGTACCGCGACGGGCAGGTGGTGGGAACCGGCCCGTCGTACAGCGGCTACGCCGACTTCAGCGCCTTCCAGCTCCAGGTGGTGGCCACCGATGCATCCGGGGCCACCTCGACCGGGTACCTGTGGGTGATGGTGACCGACCCCAACCAGTGCCCCACCGACCCCAGGCAGATCCGGCAGGAGATCTGCGCCGTTCAGTAG